The Thermoanaerobaculia bacterium genome has a window encoding:
- a CDS encoding MBOAT family O-acyltransferase — protein MSPGSAALAVSAAAIVAVLAARSARTRRSVLLAASVPIGVLLGLRYATARRLSALLFLPSILLSYLVWRAVTARDRRSARCSAAVALLVALFVLWKAVSLQSAVYRALHLPQRYLLAGAWLGGSYILFRLIHVAIEARKPGFPELAFPDFALYVLFPATLIAGPIARLPDFSKNFAYARPRFAEGAEGLRRIAVGIFKKFVVADFIAILPIDFAHAGLSTPRMWTSVYLFGFQLFFDFAGYSDIAIGAAALAGFSVPENFHSPFLKANITKFWQSWHATLSGWMRDYVFFPLGRLLRKRAPRLPGSAAALACQTATMVAIGLWHGLFAGYAVWGVWHGLGLFAHRQWSRARAGREPARWEPLRRAGATFVTFQFVMISFVFFYGTSLAESVAVFWKLAGR, from the coding sequence GTGTCGCCGGGCAGCGCGGCGCTGGCCGTCTCCGCGGCGGCGATCGTCGCCGTCCTCGCGGCCCGGTCCGCGCGGACGCGCCGATCGGTGCTGCTCGCGGCGTCCGTGCCGATCGGCGTCCTGCTCGGGCTTCGCTACGCAACGGCCCGGCGCCTCTCGGCGCTCCTCTTCCTGCCGTCGATCCTGCTCTCCTATCTCGTCTGGCGGGCCGTCACGGCACGGGACCGCCGGTCCGCCCGCTGCTCGGCCGCCGTCGCCCTCCTCGTCGCGCTCTTCGTCCTCTGGAAGGCGGTTTCGCTCCAGTCCGCCGTGTACCGCGCGCTTCACCTGCCGCAGCGGTACCTCCTGGCGGGAGCCTGGCTCGGCGGTTCGTACATCCTGTTCCGCCTGATCCACGTCGCGATCGAGGCGAGGAAGCCGGGCTTCCCGGAGCTCGCGTTCCCCGACTTCGCGCTCTACGTCCTGTTCCCCGCGACGCTCATCGCCGGACCGATCGCCCGCCTGCCGGACTTCTCGAAGAACTTCGCGTACGCGCGGCCGCGCTTCGCGGAGGGGGCGGAAGGCCTTCGCCGGATCGCGGTCGGGATCTTCAAGAAGTTCGTTGTCGCGGACTTCATCGCGATCCTGCCGATCGACTTCGCCCACGCCGGCCTCTCGACACCGCGGATGTGGACGTCGGTCTACCTCTTCGGCTTCCAGCTCTTCTTCGACTTCGCGGGCTACTCCGACATCGCGATCGGGGCCGCGGCGCTCGCCGGGTTCTCCGTCCCGGAGAACTTCCACTCGCCGTTCCTGAAGGCCAACATCACGAAATTCTGGCAGTCCTGGCACGCGACACTCTCCGGCTGGATGCGCGACTACGTGTTCTTCCCGCTCGGCCGGCTCCTGCGCAAGCGCGCGCCCCGTCTGCCCGGATCGGCCGCGGCGCTCGCGTGCCAGACCGCGACGATGGTCGCGATCGGCCTCTGGCACGGGCTCTTCGCCGGCTACGCCGTGTGGGGAGTCTGGCACGGCCTCGGGCTCTTCGCGCACCGGCAATGGAGCCGCGCGCGCGCCGGGCGCGAGCCGGCGCGATGGGAACCGCTCCGCCGCGCGGGAGCGACGTTCGTGACGTTTCAGTTCGTGATGATCAGCTTCGTGTTCTTCTACGGAACAAGCCTGGCGGAATCGGTCGCTGTGTTCTGGAAGCTCGCGGGTCGGTAA
- a CDS encoding vanadium-dependent haloperoxidase gives MHRLEKFRFLPSILIALVLSAPALHAAVPGEQPGDNAVLLWNEALLQAIRDVKPGPTVVARAIAVVHTCMFDAWSAYDSTAVPTRPHLRWRRPEAERTPEEKAEAASFAAWLALRDLFPSDDSLFDSLMAEQGYPAVVPLPGRSTPAAVGAAAASAVLEFRHHDGSNQLGDLAPGAYADSTGYMPVNPPEPAAVVDPNHWQPLEVSDGAGGFVIQKYTTPQWGLVTPFALESGDELRPGPPAQYESAKYVEQAQELIDISANLTDEQKATAEYFADGPSSEFPPGHWCLFAGLVSRRDAHSLDQDVKMFFALGNALLDSSITAWDAKLADDSVRPVTAIHYLASRGEIGDADGNIVAWGGPCAGTQTIPASLWRPYQLATVVTPPFPEYFSGHSVFSAAAAEVLRSFTGSDALGASVTIPKDSFRGEPGCGPAQDVTLTFPTFSDAADAAGMSRRWGGIHFKDGDLTGRVTGRLVGARVWAMAQTFFDGTAGGARIAPVHASEPVAVHPRP, from the coding sequence ATGCACCGCCTCGAAAAATTCCGATTCCTCCCGTCGATCCTGATCGCTCTGGTCCTTTCGGCGCCGGCGCTGCACGCGGCCGTTCCGGGAGAGCAGCCCGGCGACAACGCGGTCCTGCTCTGGAACGAAGCGCTCCTGCAGGCGATTCGCGACGTCAAGCCGGGGCCGACCGTCGTGGCGCGGGCGATCGCCGTCGTCCACACGTGCATGTTCGACGCCTGGTCGGCCTACGACTCGACGGCGGTGCCGACGCGGCCGCATTTGCGCTGGCGCCGCCCGGAGGCGGAGCGCACCCCCGAAGAGAAGGCGGAAGCCGCCAGCTTCGCCGCGTGGCTCGCCTTGAGGGACCTCTTCCCCTCGGACGATTCTCTCTTCGACTCCCTGATGGCGGAGCAGGGATACCCGGCCGTGGTCCCCCTTCCCGGCCGCTCGACGCCGGCGGCTGTGGGTGCCGCCGCCGCGTCCGCCGTTCTGGAGTTCCGGCATCACGACGGATCGAACCAGCTCGGCGATCTCGCTCCGGGCGCGTACGCCGACTCCACCGGCTACATGCCGGTGAACCCGCCCGAGCCCGCGGCCGTGGTCGATCCGAACCACTGGCAGCCGCTCGAGGTCTCCGACGGCGCGGGCGGGTTCGTCATCCAGAAGTACACGACGCCGCAGTGGGGGCTCGTGACGCCCTTCGCGCTCGAGAGCGGAGACGAGCTCCGCCCCGGACCGCCGGCGCAGTACGAATCGGCGAAATACGTCGAGCAGGCCCAGGAGCTGATCGACATCTCCGCGAACCTGACCGACGAGCAGAAGGCGACGGCCGAGTACTTCGCCGACGGGCCTTCCTCGGAGTTCCCCCCGGGGCACTGGTGTCTCTTCGCCGGGCTCGTCTCGCGGCGCGACGCCCATTCGCTGGATCAGGACGTGAAGATGTTCTTCGCGCTCGGCAACGCTCTGCTCGACTCGTCGATCACGGCCTGGGACGCCAAGCTCGCCGACGATTCGGTGCGGCCGGTGACCGCGATTCACTACCTGGCGAGCCGCGGAGAGATCGGCGACGCCGACGGGAACATCGTGGCGTGGGGGGGGCCGTGCGCGGGCACCCAGACGATTCCGGCCTCCCTCTGGCGCCCCTACCAGCTCGCGACGGTCGTCACGCCTCCCTTCCCCGAGTACTTCTCGGGCCACAGCGTCTTCTCGGCCGCGGCTGCCGAGGTGCTCCGTTCGTTCACGGGAAGCGACGCGCTCGGGGCGTCGGTGACGATTCCGAAGGACAGCTTCCGCGGTGAGCCGGGATGCGGCCCGGCCCAGGACGTGACACTGACGTTTCCGACGTTCTCGGACGCGGCCGACGCCGCGGGGATGTCGCGCCGCTGGGGAGGCATCCATTTCAAGGACGGGGATCTGACCGGCCGCGTCACGGGGCGGCTCGTCGGCGCCAGGGTCTGGGCAATGGCTCAGACGTTCTTCGACGGGACGGCCGGCGGGGCCCGGATCGCGCCGGTGCACGCGTCGGAGCCGGTCGCGGTGCATCCGCGCCCGTGA
- a CDS encoding phosphopantetheine-binding protein, whose protein sequence is MTPDVLPALREFLDENWGRALRRSLSPTEPLVSSGIIDSFGLVDLSLFVEERFGVRVDASDVGQGRADTAVQIAQVIEARRR, encoded by the coding sequence GTGACGCCGGACGTCCTCCCGGCGCTTCGGGAGTTCCTCGACGAGAACTGGGGCCGCGCGCTGCGCCGTTCGCTTTCGCCGACCGAGCCGCTCGTCTCCTCCGGCATCATCGACTCCTTCGGCCTCGTCGACCTGTCGCTGTTCGTGGAAGAGCGCTTCGGCGTCCGCGTCGACGCGTCCGACGTGGGGCAGGGGCGCGCCGACACCGCCGTCCAGATCGCGCAGGTGATCGAGGCGCGACGGCGATGA
- a CDS encoding fatty acid desaturase: MTTAPAAMPRKKDWINITFLMLTPILGIPVTAWYTWKTGFEPWMLWLCLGLFTLIGLSICAGYHRFFSHKSYECSPAVQAVYAFFGAMAAQNSILCWSSDHRIHHQYVDKDWDPYNIQRGFWWAHFLWVFYKPAEPKTFANVPDLEKNPVVAWQHRWYRWILLLGVIVIPTGVGALYGHPLAGLLWGGFLRVVITHHTTFFVNSLAHYMGKRTFNARVSARDNWVLALATFGEGYHSFHHRFPADFRNGVRWYHWDPAKWMIRGLKAVGLASDLRTTAAPMIEGARLHAAVKRVERRLESVPSSIGDEVRRRIGIARETIEHAFELWRQHLSERAAGRRSAWRTTRQRSQRRLREARRQWEEALDLLAQAA, translated from the coding sequence ATGACGACGGCGCCGGCGGCGATGCCGCGAAAAAAAGACTGGATCAACATCACATTCCTGATGCTGACGCCGATCCTCGGGATCCCCGTGACGGCGTGGTACACGTGGAAGACCGGTTTCGAGCCGTGGATGCTCTGGCTCTGCCTCGGCCTCTTCACGCTGATCGGCCTTTCGATCTGCGCGGGCTATCACCGATTCTTCTCGCACAAGAGCTACGAGTGCTCTCCCGCGGTCCAGGCGGTCTACGCCTTCTTCGGGGCGATGGCGGCGCAGAATTCGATCCTCTGCTGGTCGTCGGACCATCGCATCCATCACCAGTACGTCGACAAGGACTGGGACCCGTACAACATCCAGCGCGGGTTCTGGTGGGCGCACTTCCTGTGGGTCTTCTACAAGCCGGCGGAGCCGAAGACGTTCGCGAACGTCCCCGACCTCGAGAAGAATCCGGTCGTCGCGTGGCAGCACCGCTGGTACCGGTGGATCCTCCTGCTCGGGGTCATCGTCATTCCGACCGGCGTCGGCGCGCTCTACGGGCACCCGCTCGCGGGACTCCTCTGGGGCGGATTCCTCCGCGTCGTGATCACGCACCACACGACCTTCTTCGTGAACTCTCTCGCGCATTACATGGGGAAACGCACCTTCAACGCTCGCGTCTCGGCGCGCGACAACTGGGTGCTCGCGCTCGCCACGTTCGGCGAGGGCTACCACAGCTTCCATCACCGCTTTCCCGCCGATTTCCGCAACGGCGTCCGCTGGTACCACTGGGACCCGGCGAAATGGATGATCCGGGGCCTCAAGGCCGTCGGACTCGCGTCCGACCTTCGGACCACCGCCGCCCCCATGATCGAAGGCGCCCGTCTTCATGCCGCCGTCAAGCGCGTCGAGCGCCGCCTCGAGAGCGTTCCTTCGTCGATCGGCGACGAGGTGCGCAGACGGATCGGGATCGCGCGCGAGACGATCGAGCACGCCTTCGAGCTCTGGCGGCAGCATCTGAGCGAGCGCGCGGCGGGGCGCCGTTCCGCGTGGCGCACGACCCGGCAGCGGTCGCAACGGCGCCTCAGGGAAGCGCGCCGGCAGTGGGAAGAAGCCCTCGACCTCCTGGCCCAAGCCGCCTGA
- a CDS encoding AMP-binding protein — MTTILGRVLDIAGRDPDRLFAHVWDARREVEPVTYGSYVRLAAGVAERLRREGLAPGEVAVIILKSGSLLMAAWLAPQLLGAIPTIFPWPTEKLDRGYYARTVASLLKISGAAVLMTSRDLVDTVAPLAAEAPALRCILALDDARPAESLPEIPRALREDAEAIAILQHSSGSTGLQKGVALSSRAVMNQIENYGKVMRARPDDRIANWLPLYHDGGLVPGFLQPLLRGVPLSILSPIDWVHDPVLLLEAITRDRVTHCWQPNFAYNFLATKIPDSKLEGIDLSSVRVLVNMAEPVRLSSHELFLRRFGPYGIRPLALQTLYGMAENTAAATQSDPSRPVTLDVVDRAALSEERRALPPRPGGVALSMLSSGAPIPGTEIVILGDGYERLPERRVGEIALRSDCMLTEYFHRPDLTARAFHEGWYLSGDFGYLAGGELFVTGRKKDLIIVAGKNVYPQDLEFIADGIPGVHPGRSVAFGVENERTGTEDVVVLVEPEPGADEAAVAERVRAAVAHGSDVVARDVRVVPPMWLVKTSSGKISRTRCREKYLDDSGK; from the coding sequence ATGACGACGATCCTCGGGCGGGTCCTCGACATCGCCGGGCGGGATCCCGACCGTCTGTTCGCCCACGTCTGGGACGCGCGGCGGGAGGTCGAGCCGGTCACGTACGGGTCCTACGTCCGGCTCGCCGCGGGCGTGGCGGAGCGGCTCCGGCGGGAAGGGTTGGCCCCCGGCGAGGTCGCCGTGATCATCCTGAAATCGGGCTCCCTCCTCATGGCGGCCTGGCTCGCGCCGCAGCTCCTCGGTGCGATACCGACGATCTTTCCCTGGCCGACGGAGAAGCTCGACCGCGGGTACTACGCGCGGACCGTCGCTTCGCTCCTGAAGATCTCGGGCGCGGCGGTCCTGATGACGAGCCGCGACCTCGTCGACACCGTCGCTCCGCTCGCGGCGGAGGCTCCGGCCCTCCGGTGCATCCTCGCGCTCGACGACGCGCGCCCGGCGGAGTCGCTGCCGGAAATTCCCCGCGCGCTCCGGGAGGACGCAGAGGCGATCGCGATCCTCCAGCATTCCTCCGGCTCGACCGGTCTGCAGAAGGGGGTGGCGCTCTCTTCGCGGGCGGTGATGAACCAGATCGAGAACTACGGCAAGGTCATGCGCGCCCGCCCGGACGACCGCATCGCGAACTGGCTGCCGCTCTACCACGACGGAGGGCTCGTCCCCGGCTTCCTCCAGCCGCTGCTGCGCGGCGTCCCGCTGTCGATCCTCTCGCCGATCGACTGGGTCCACGACCCCGTGCTGCTCCTCGAGGCGATCACCCGCGACCGCGTCACTCACTGCTGGCAGCCGAACTTCGCCTACAACTTCCTCGCCACGAAGATCCCCGATTCGAAGCTCGAAGGCATCGACCTCTCTTCCGTCCGCGTGCTCGTCAACATGGCCGAGCCCGTGCGACTCTCGAGCCACGAGCTCTTCCTGCGCCGCTTCGGGCCCTACGGGATCCGCCCGCTGGCGCTCCAGACGCTCTACGGGATGGCGGAGAACACGGCGGCGGCGACGCAGAGCGATCCCTCCCGGCCGGTCACGCTCGACGTCGTCGACCGCGCGGCGCTTTCCGAGGAGCGGCGGGCCCTGCCGCCCCGGCCGGGCGGCGTCGCCCTGTCGATGCTGTCGTCGGGAGCGCCGATCCCGGGCACGGAGATCGTCATCCTCGGCGACGGCTACGAGCGCCTGCCGGAGCGCCGCGTCGGCGAGATCGCCCTCCGGAGCGACTGCATGCTCACCGAATATTTCCACCGGCCCGATCTGACCGCCCGCGCATTCCACGAGGGCTGGTACCTGTCCGGCGATTTCGGGTATCTCGCCGGAGGAGAGCTCTTCGTGACGGGGCGCAAGAAGGACCTGATCATCGTCGCCGGGAAGAACGTCTATCCGCAGGACCTGGAGTTCATCGCCGACGGAATCCCCGGCGTTCACCCCGGGCGCAGCGTCGCGTTCGGCGTCGAGAACGAGCGGACCGGGACGGAAGACGTCGTCGTGCTCGTCGAGCCCGAGCCGGGGGCCGACGAGGCCGCGGTCGCCGAGCGGGTGCGGGCGGCCGTGGCCCACGGGAGCGACGTCGTCGCGCGGGACGTGCGGGTCGTTCCCCCGATGTGGCTCGTCAAGACCTCGAGCGGCAAGATCTCGCGCACGCGCTGCCGGGAGAAATACCTCGACGACAGTGGCAAATGA